One window of the Rissa tridactyla isolate bRisTri1 chromosome 9, bRisTri1.patW.cur.20221130, whole genome shotgun sequence genome contains the following:
- the SEMA4B gene encoding semaphorin-4B, which produces MAARPVLAALLLLLAAAQEPVPRVSLPYDSAERVVQRFEVPGVSNYTALLLSPDGGTLYLGARELLLAVNTSHFQPGAPARRLLWSADEEKKRQCVFKGKDPQRDCHNYIKMLLQLNSTHLYTCGTCAFSPACAYINVQHFSLERDASGKVLLEDGKGRCPFDPEYRSTAVMVDGELYAGTVSNFQGNEPTIYRSQESRIALKTENSLNWLQDPVFVGSAYLRESLPAGNPEGDDDKVYFFFSETGKEFDYFENTIVSRIARVCKGDQGGERVLQRRWTTFLKAQLLCSHPEDGFPFNVLQDVFVLTPGELRWRETLFYGVFTSQWNKGGLGSSAVCAFPMRSVQRAFGGLYKEVNRETQQWYTDTGPVPEPRPGTCITSHTRHLKINSSLQMPDRVLNFIKDHFLMDSPVRSQPLLLQSRLRYQQIGVHRAQGLHGTYDVLFLGTDDGRLHKAVRVNHGVHIIEEIRLFPAGQPILQLLLDRDQGLVYAATYTTVAQVPFANCSLYRSCGECVLARDPFCAWSRGACRRVTLHPPAHPQLWAQDIEDADTERLCQLANTSQPRPRILLPPASGSPCQRIQMPPNAVRPLPCRLLSNLASRRWLHDGAPVNASYLVLPDGSLILVGSPERAGTYECWSLEEGFRKLMASYCVSMQEPARGLPDPGRKVATGRDALETVSTSRSTSAVGSAAARLDGKTYWTEFLVMCVLFATAVLVLALFLLHRHRDGMKALLEPGDPSRHQKPPRKPVESLPLNGSSLPSTVPEHKGYQALQDNYIVSTPVHEPPGPPRAFSESEKRPLHVRDSFVEVSPACQRPRVRLGSEIQDSVV; this is translated from the exons aTGGCGGCGCGGCCGGTGCTggcggcgctgctgctgctgctggcggcggcgcaGGAGCCCGTCCCGCGGGTCAGCCTGCCCTACG ACTCTGCCGAGCGCGTCGTGCAGCGGTTCGAGGTGCCCGGCGTGTCCAActacacagccctgctgctgagccCGGACGGCGGCACCCTCTACCTGGGGGCGCGCGAGCTGCTTCTTGCCGTCAACACCAGCCACTTCCAGCCCGGGGCACCGGCTCGCAGG ctgctgtggagCGCGGATGAGGAGAAGAAGAGGCAGTGCGTGTTCAAGGGCAAGGACCCCCAG AGAGACTGTCACAACTACATcaagatgctgctgcagctgaacAGCACCCACCTCTACACCTGCGGGACCTGCGCCTTCAGCCCGGCCTGCGCCTACATC AACGTGCAGCACTTCAGCCTGGAGCGGGATGCGTCGGGGAAGGTGCTGCTAGAGGACGGGAAGGGACGCTGCCCCTTCGACCCCGAGTACCGGTCCACGGCCGTCATGGTCG ACGGCGAGCTCTACGCAGGGACTGTCAGCAACTTCCAGGGCAACGAGCCGACCATCTACCGCAGCCAGGAGAGCCGCATTGCCCTCAAGACAGAGAACTCCCTCAactggctgcagg ACCCGGTCTTCGTGGGCTCAGCCTACCTGCGGGAGAGCCTACCCGCCGGCAACCCCGAGGGCGACGATGACAAGGTCTACTTCTTCTTCAGCGAGACCGGCAAGGAGTTCGACTACTTCGAGAACACCATCGTCTCCCGCATCGCGCGTGTGTGCAAG GGGGACCAGGGCGGGGAGCGTGTGCTGCAGCGGCGGTGGACGACCTTCCTGAAGGCGCAGCTGCTCTGCTCGCACCCCGAGGACGGCTTCCCCTTCAACGTGCTGCAGGACGTCTTTGTGCTCACCCCGGGGGAGCTGCGCTGGAGGGAGACGCTCTTCTACGGGGTCTTCACCTCTCAGTG GAACAAGGGGGGCCTGGGCAGCTCGGCCGTGTGCGCCTTCCCCATGCGCAGCGTGCAGCGAGCCTTCGGCGGGCTCTACAAGGAGGTGAACCGCGAGACGCAGCAGTGGTACACAGACACCGGCCCCGTGCCGGAGCCCCGGCCAGGCACG tgCATCACCAGCCACACACGGCACCTGAAGATCAACTCGTCCCTCCAGATGCCAGACCGGGTGCTGAACTTCATCAAGGACCACTTCCTGATGGACAGCCCGGTGCGCAGccagccgctgctgctgcagagccgcCTGCGCTACCAGCAGATCGGCGTCCACCGCGCCCAGGGCCTCCACGGCACCTACGACGTCCTCTTCCTGGGCACGG acGATGGCCGGTTGCACAAGGCTGTGCGTGTGAACCACGGGGTGCACATCATCGAGGAGATCCGCCTCTTCCCTGCGGGCCAGCCcattctccagctgctgctggaccGGGACCAG GGCCTGGTCTACGCAGCCACCTACACGACAGTGGCTCAGGTGCCCTTTGCCAACTGCAGCCTGTACCGCAGCTGCGGGGAGTGTGTGCTGGCACGGGACCCCTTCTGCGCATGGAGCCGGGGTGCCTGCCGCAGGGTCACCCTGCACCCCCCGGCACACCCCCA GCTCTGGGCACAGGACATCGAGGACGCTGACACAGAGCGGCTCTGCCAGCTGGCCAACacctcccagccccgtccccgcaTCCTCCTGCCCCCAG CCTCGGGCTCCCCGTGCCAGCGGATCCAGATGCCACCCAACGCGGTGCGGCCGCTGCCATGCCGGCTGCTCTCCAACCTGGCCTCGCGGCGATGGCTGCACGACGGGGCACCCGTCAACGCCTCCTACCTGGTGCTGCCCGACGGGTCCCTCATCCTGGTGGGCAGCCCTGAGCGGGCGGGCACCTACGAGTGCTGGTCGCTGGAGGAGGGCTTCCGCAAGCTGATGGCTAGCTACTGCGTGAGCATGCAGGAGCCGGCCCGGGGGCTGCCGGACCCCGGCAGGAAGGTGGCCACCGGCCGGGATGCCCTGGAGACCGTCAGCACGTCCCGGAGCACCTCCGCGGTGGGCAGTGCCGCAGCCCGGCTGGACGGCAAGACCTACTGGACCGAGTTCCTGGTGATGTGCGTCCTCTTTGCCACCGCCGTCCTTGTGCTTGCCCTTTTCCTCCTGCACCGACATCGTGATGGCATGAAAGCCTTGCTGGAGCCTGGCGACCCCAGCCGGCACCAGAAGCCACCCCGCAAGCCGGTGGAGAGCCTGCCCCTGAACGGCAGCAGCCTGCCCAGCACGGTGCCCGAGCACAAGGGCTACCAGGCCCTGCAGGACAACTACATCGTTAGCACCCCCGTGCACGAGCCACCGGGTCCCCCGCGCGCCTTCTCTGAATCGGAGAAGAGGCCCCTCCATGTCCGAGACAGCTTCGTGGAGGTGTCTCCTGCCTGCCAAAGACCCCGGGTGCGCCTGGGCTCTGAGATCCAGGACTCGGTGGTGTGA